In Octopus bimaculoides isolate UCB-OBI-ISO-001 chromosome 27, ASM119413v2, whole genome shotgun sequence, one DNA window encodes the following:
- the LOC106876897 gene encoding PMS1 protein homolog 1, whose product MTTLKALPSDTIRLIGSTQVITSVSNAIKELVENSIDAGATNIQVKLENYGLDRIEIRDNGCGIKSEDFPYVAKRHCTSKICLFADLEQLVTYGFRGEALASLSSVSDLTVTSRTMSNSLAQTATFSKSGDVLKITPCSSNEGSTIIASGLFRNLPVRHQFNKNDKRCKEELKKVENLITAFSIINPATRFTLRHNKDILLEKGAVDSYRSALIATWGWSLVQQFQHIVKTDEEHQISLEMFLPQTKSEVNVMSRTGSDQGLVYINRRPVRFKAIQKVVRQYYCNSLVGDKNRYPLFVAIFTVPNREVDVNLEPNKARVLLHNEETILDILTSLLEELYGVLGSGNQVTKNGSNHTSTETKPKTENSVIHCPKNNKPVPEKTNPCGIELVPPSTLLQPQAKSSSGLTNGNLHPTTDRHNSSPNSTPLVKPAEPDTAPTLPVNQPVVTPHHPPPPLPATSSSTGNSCTALDREELFKEFDKSFEIEFTDPGSNLGKSSVQQQQQTDPGRPQTTSEPQLPLPGPLDLEEWSRGKVGALNGNILQPVRLLSPAAGQTSSKPQTILQLKHQTTSASTPQHPLPLQAKKKPFLPKPADQMRLYDLVGSQPIKRPITAFNMFCNETRAKLLQEDAEINSDVLRATITAKWQRLSEPEKSHYEKLCQADLKRYEDQMNAAKNVALSKLKQEKLKIPTSKKPVQSVNADDARRFPVKYHNIPFSLKTLKRKLLNICNESQSSDDYVPVGILPQSDNWICQQGTHILLLNPHRINEVVIYRRLLESFQFQTESLETPVDINERLLGDVKLWRTLLALETEQEKEMLPGFRKITDHRIIANGFHIVIFREQGSSPEVKQVQLRAVADSIPTYGVGDLCEVLENIASLPESSSLTQSRPLKILNYLKGEAVRMTRKSPLFSCREEITELLESSKRLKTSECLHSRPFFQKLYDISSIPFSQTTFGGESQLSQK is encoded by the exons ATGACAACTCTGAAAGCGCTGCCATCTGATACTATTCGACTTATAGGAAGCACCCAAGTAATAACATCCGTTAGCAATGCTATTAAGGAACTCGTAGAGAATTCCATCGATGCTGGGGCTACAAATATACAAGTGAAGCTG GAAAATTATGGTTTAGATCGCATTGAAATCCGTGACAATGGCTGCGGAATTAAAAGCGAGGATTTCCCTTACGTTGCTAAACGACATTGCACTTCCAAAATATGTCTGTTCGCAGACTTGGAACAATTGGTCACTTATGGATTCCGTGGAGAAGCATTAG CATCACTGAGTTCTGTCAGTGATCTGACTGTAACAAGTCGAACAATGTCCAACAGTCTCGCTCAAACTGCTACCTTCAGCAAGTCAGGAGATGTCCTTAAAATCACTCCATGTTCATCGAACGAAG GTAGTACGATTATTGCGAGTGGCCTGTTTCGGAACCTACCTGTCAGACACCAGTTCAATAAGAATGACAAACGCTGCAAAGAAGAACTCAAGAAGGTCGAAAACCTTATCACGGCATTCAGCATCATCAACCCAGCCACACGGTTCACGCTGCGCCATAACAAGGATATTCTCTTGGAGAAAGGGGCTGTTGATTCTTACCGTTCCGCTCTGATTGCTACCTGGGGATGGTCACTTGTTCAACAGTTTCAACATATTGTCAAAACTGACGAAGAACACCAG atCAGTTTAGAGATGTTTCTTCCCCAAACCAAATCTGAGGTGAATGTCATGAGCAGAACGGGCAGTGATCAAGGACTGGTTTACATCAACAGACGACCTGTTCGATTCAAGGCCATCCAAAAG GTTGTCCGTCAGTATTATTGCAACTCATTGGTTGGAGACAAGAATAGGTACCCCCTGTTTGTGGCCATCTTCACCGTACCCAACAGAGAAGTTGATGTTAATTTGGAACCAAACAAAGCAAGGGTACTCTTGCATAACGAG GAGACAATATTGGATATTCTTACATCGTTGCTGGAAGAATTATATGGGGTTTTGGGTTCTGGAAACCAAGTTACAAAGAATGGTAGTAACCACACGTCCACCGAAACAAAACCTAAAACAGAGAACAGTGTGATACATTGTCCTAAGAATAATAAACCAGTTCCTGAGAAGACAAACCCATGTGGTATTGAACTCGTGCCTCCAAGTACATTACTACAACCACAGGCCAAATCATCCTCAGGACTCACCAATGGCAATTTGCATCCAACGACTGACAGAC aCAATTCCTCCCCAAATTCCACACCTTTGGTAAAACCTGCAGAACCAGACACAGCACCAACATTACCTGTCAACCAACCAGTGGTTACCCCacaccaccctcctcctcctcttccagcAACATCCTCTTCTACCGGCAACAGCTGCACAGCATTGGATCGCGAAGAACTCTTCAAAGAATTTGACAAGTCATTTGAGATTGAGTTTACTGATCCGGGTTCAAACCTAGGAAAATCTTCagtgcaacaacagcaacagacaGATCCAGGTCGGCCCCAGACCACTTCAGAGCCACAGTTACCACTTCCTGGTCCTCTTGATCTTGAAGAGTGGAGTCGAGGCAAAGTTGGTGCACTGAATGGAAATATATTACAG CCAGTTCGTCTGTTGTCTCCGGCTGCAGGACAGACCTCGTCCAAACCCCAGACTATTCTACAGTTGAAACACCaaacaacatcagcatcaacaccACAACATCCACTTCCTCTTCAAGCTAAAAAGAAGCCTTTCTTACCAAAG CCTGCCGATCAGATGCGATTGTATGATTTAGTCGGAAGTCAACCCATTAAACGTCCCATCACAGCATTCAATATGTTCTGTAATGAAACTCGAGCTAAAT tgCTTCAGGAAGATGCAGAGATCAATAGTGATGTACTTCGAGCGACCATCACTGCAAAATGGCAGCGTTTATCTGAACCAGAGAAAAGTCATTATGAAAAACTCTGCCAAGCGGACCTAAAGAG ATATGAAGACCAGATGAACGCAGCCAAGAATGTGGCCCTCAGTAAGTTGAAG CAAGAGAAACTAAAAATACCAACTTCAAAGAAACCAGTACAGTCTGTGAATGCTGACGATGCCAGAAGATTTCCAGTCAAATACCATAATATTCCTTTCAGTTTAAAAACCCTCAAAAGGAAATTGTTGAATATCTGCAATGAAAG cCAGTCCAGTGACGATTATGTTCCAGTTGGCATTCTGCCTCAAAGTGACAACTGGATTTGTCAACAAGGCACACACATTTTGCTACTCAATCCGCATCGTATTAACGAGGTCGTTATCTACAGACGCCTCTTAGAATCCTTCCAGTTCCAAACTGAATCTTTGGAGACCCCAGTCGATATTAACGAACG TTTATTGGGTGATGTAAAGCTTTGGAGGACATTGCTGGCTTTGGAAACtgaacaagagaaagaaatgctTCCAGGTTTTCGAAAAATCACAGATCACAGAATAATTGCCAATGGATTCCATATTGTCATCTTCAGAG AACAGGGTTCATCTCCTGAAGTGAAACAAGTGCAGTTAAGAGCTGTTGCGGATTCCATTCCTACTTATGGCGTTGGAGATTTATGTGAAGTCTTGGAGAACATTGCATCTTTGCCAGAATCTTCATCCCTCACGCAGAGTCGTCCATTGAAAATTCTAAATTATCTCAAG